In Halogeometricum sp. S1BR25-6, a single genomic region encodes these proteins:
- a CDS encoding helix-turn-helix transcriptional regulator — translation MSAFVDRGWADKETDDGRYALTAAGDMVANGYEEFEATVAVADRFSMLLANVGSVVADLDPVVLRRLHGTAATSDNPHAPINRFLTVAGSDYVDEFRGITPIVSRIFNEAAERIIGPESNVQLVIDERVFETSASEYPDDLARAYELDQFQLFVSPKRLEFGLMLVDDHAYLAAYDEHGNLIASVDGTDEEFLDWAERTYARYRTDSYTPSVGDEANGEASENPFGPNEP, via the coding sequence GTGAGCGCGTTCGTCGACCGAGGGTGGGCCGACAAGGAGACCGATGACGGGCGCTACGCGTTGACGGCAGCGGGGGATATGGTCGCGAACGGGTACGAGGAGTTCGAGGCGACCGTCGCCGTCGCCGACCGCTTCTCGATGCTGCTCGCCAACGTGGGGAGCGTCGTCGCCGACCTCGATCCAGTCGTCCTCCGCCGGCTCCACGGAACCGCGGCCACGTCGGACAACCCGCACGCGCCCATCAACCGCTTTCTGACCGTCGCCGGGAGCGACTACGTCGACGAGTTCCGCGGCATCACCCCCATCGTCAGCCGCATCTTCAACGAGGCGGCCGAGCGAATCATCGGACCCGAGTCGAACGTCCAACTCGTCATCGACGAACGCGTCTTCGAGACCTCCGCGTCCGAGTACCCCGACGACCTCGCCCGCGCCTACGAACTCGATCAGTTCCAACTGTTCGTCTCGCCGAAGCGATTGGAGTTCGGACTCATGTTGGTGGACGACCACGCGTATCTCGCCGCGTACGACGAGCACGGGAATCTCATCGCCAGCGTCGACGGCACCGACGAGGAGTTCCTCGACTGGGCGGAGCGAACGTACGCCCGCTATCGGACGGACTCGTACACCCCCTCGGTGGGCGACGAGGCGAACGGCGAGGCGTCGGAGAATCCCTTCGGGCCGAACGAACCGTGA